One Ctenopharyngodon idella isolate HZGC_01 chromosome 9, HZGC01, whole genome shotgun sequence DNA window includes the following coding sequences:
- the LOC127519197 gene encoding uncharacterized protein LOC127519197 isoform X1 codes for MFGLFCVAGSDTMISTKDIIPKSETKDSAKRKGIIPKTETKGVDFCEMKNYFYIIRSDFGCYMRTRNLNKGSDVSIFNLHLSCKDGDHYIGHEDGHFYIIKGNKYRRVKDLTTDSNAIMYDLHPNCQGGDHYFSADGKFYIIFKEKSIYRKTTDLSKDSNAEEYKLHASCRNGLYYWGHIHRFYFLKPGSEWGVEFCSSTDFSKDKFSGVYSAHPDVLNFLPGGLSITKGPAFGNWENIKTITNDSNTLVKWTKKINKKVGYNKEKMSQITRSWKIDTTASIGTGELAKLIAMCQFSFSAEFGGSNVNTENESWNKMTEEEEELTFDLKPQERLYLWQYQLGIGKESVLFCRDLTINHNKNPPADIPLPTVQKENK; via the coding sequence ATTCAGCCAAGAGGAAAGGCATTATTCCAAAGACCGAAACAAAAGGCGTCGACTTCTGTGAAATGAAAAACTACTTTTATATAATCCGCTCTGATTTTGGCTGCTATATGCGGAcaagaaatttaaataaaggTTCAGATGTCTCTATTTTCAATCTGCATCTTTCCTGCAAAGATGGAGACCATTACATTGGTCATGAAGATGGCCACTTTTACATCATCAAGGGCAATAAGTACCGCAGAGTCAAGGACCTGACAACAGACAGCAATGCTATAATGTACGACCTTCATCCCAACTGCCAGGGTGGAGACCACTACTTCTCAGCCGATGGCAAGTTTTACATTATCTTCAAAGAAAAGAGCATTTATCGAAAAACAACAGACTTGAGTAAAGACTCGAATGCTGAAGAATACAAGCTGCATGCCAGCTGCAGAAACGGGCTCTATTACTGGGGCCACATACACAGGTTCTACTTCCTCAAGCCAGGCTCAGAGTGGGGAGTTGAGTTCTGCAGCAGTACCGACTTCAGCAAAGATAAGTTCTCTGGTGTCTATTCTGCTCATCCTGATGTTCTTAACTTCCTCCCTGGTGGGCTGTCAATAACTAAAGGCCCAGCCTTTGGCAATTGGGAGAACATCAAAACTATAACTAATGACAGCAATACACTAGTGAAATGGACaaagaaaatcaataaaaagGTTGGATACAATAAGGAGAAGATGTCCCAGATTACACGCAGCTGGAAAATAGACACAACAGCCTCGATTGGAACTGGAGAACTTGCAAAGTTAATTGCGATGTGTCAGTTCTCCTTTTCTGCAGAATTTGGAGGTTCTAATGTCAACACTGAAAATGAAAGCTGgaacaaaatgactgaagaggaagaagaacTCACATTTGATCTGAAGCCACAAGAGCGTTTATATCTGTGGCAGTACCAACTGGGTATTGGTAAAGAATCAGTGTTGTTCTGTCGTGATTTAACAATTAACCATAATAAAAATCCTCCAGCTGACATCCCACTACCAACCgtgcaaaaagaaaataaatga
- the LOC127519197 gene encoding uncharacterized protein LOC127519197 isoform X3, giving the protein MISTKDIIPKSETKDSAKRKGIIPKTETKGVDFCEMKNYFYIIRSDFGCYMRTRNLNKGSDVSIFNLHLSCKDGDHYIGHEDGHFYIIKGNKYRRVKDLTTDSNAIMYDLHPNCQGGDHYFSADGKFYIIFKEKSIYRKTTDLSKDSNAEEYKLHASCRNGLYYWGHIHRFYFLKPGSEWGVEFCSSTDFSKDKFSGVYSAHPDVLNFLPGGLSITKGPAFGNWENIKTITNDSNTLVKWTKKINKKVGYNKEKMSQITRSWKIDTTASIGTGELAKLIAMCQFSFSAEFGGSNVNTENESWNKMTEEEEELTFDLKPQERLYLWQYQLGIGKESVLFCRDLTINHNKNPPADIPLPTVQKENK; this is encoded by the coding sequence ATTCAGCCAAGAGGAAAGGCATTATTCCAAAGACCGAAACAAAAGGCGTCGACTTCTGTGAAATGAAAAACTACTTTTATATAATCCGCTCTGATTTTGGCTGCTATATGCGGAcaagaaatttaaataaaggTTCAGATGTCTCTATTTTCAATCTGCATCTTTCCTGCAAAGATGGAGACCATTACATTGGTCATGAAGATGGCCACTTTTACATCATCAAGGGCAATAAGTACCGCAGAGTCAAGGACCTGACAACAGACAGCAATGCTATAATGTACGACCTTCATCCCAACTGCCAGGGTGGAGACCACTACTTCTCAGCCGATGGCAAGTTTTACATTATCTTCAAAGAAAAGAGCATTTATCGAAAAACAACAGACTTGAGTAAAGACTCGAATGCTGAAGAATACAAGCTGCATGCCAGCTGCAGAAACGGGCTCTATTACTGGGGCCACATACACAGGTTCTACTTCCTCAAGCCAGGCTCAGAGTGGGGAGTTGAGTTCTGCAGCAGTACCGACTTCAGCAAAGATAAGTTCTCTGGTGTCTATTCTGCTCATCCTGATGTTCTTAACTTCCTCCCTGGTGGGCTGTCAATAACTAAAGGCCCAGCCTTTGGCAATTGGGAGAACATCAAAACTATAACTAATGACAGCAATACACTAGTGAAATGGACaaagaaaatcaataaaaagGTTGGATACAATAAGGAGAAGATGTCCCAGATTACACGCAGCTGGAAAATAGACACAACAGCCTCGATTGGAACTGGAGAACTTGCAAAGTTAATTGCGATGTGTCAGTTCTCCTTTTCTGCAGAATTTGGAGGTTCTAATGTCAACACTGAAAATGAAAGCTGgaacaaaatgactgaagaggaagaagaacTCACATTTGATCTGAAGCCACAAGAGCGTTTATATCTGTGGCAGTACCAACTGGGTATTGGTAAAGAATCAGTGTTGTTCTGTCGTGATTTAACAATTAACCATAATAAAAATCCTCCAGCTGACATCCCACTACCAACCgtgcaaaaagaaaataaatga
- the LOC127519197 gene encoding uncharacterized protein LOC127519197 isoform X2 gives MFGLFCVAGSDTMISTKDIIPKSETKDSAKRKGIIPKTETKGVDFCEMKNYFYIIRSDFGCYMRTRNLNKGSDVSIFNLHLSCKDGDHYIGHEDGHFYIIKGNKYRRVKDLTTDSNAIMYDLHPNCQGGDHYFSADGKFYIIFKEKSIYRKTTDLSKDSNAEEYKLHASCRNGLYYWGHIHRFYFLKPGSEWGVEFCSSTDFSKDKFSGVYSAHPDVLNFLPGGLSITKGPAFGNWENIKTITNDSNTLVKWTKKINKKVGYNKEKMSQITRSWKIDTTASIGTGELAKLIAMCQFSFSAEFGGSNVNTENESWNKMTEEEEELTFDLKPQERLYLWQYQLGIGKESVLFCRDLTINHNKNPPADIPLPTVQKENK, from the exons ATGTTTGGTTTATTCTGTGTTGCAGGTTCAGACACGATGATAAGCACAAAAGACATTATTCCCAAGAGCGAAACAAAAG ATTCAGCCAAGAGGAAAGGCATTATTCCAAAGACCGAAACAAAAGGCGTCGACTTCTGTGAAATGAAAAACTACTTTTATATAATCCGCTCTGATTTTGGCTGCTATATGCGGAcaagaaatttaaataaaggTTCAGATGTCTCTATTTTCAATCTGCATCTTTCCTGCAAAGATGGAGACCATTACATTGGTCATGAAGATGGCCACTTTTACATCATCAAGGGCAATAAGTACCGCAGAGTCAAGGACCTGACAACAGACAGCAATGCTATAATGTACGACCTTCATCCCAACTGCCAGGGTGGAGACCACTACTTCTCAGCCGATGGCAAGTTTTACATTATCTTCAAAGAAAAGAGCATTTATCGAAAAACAACAGACTTGAGTAAAGACTCGAATGCTGAAGAATACAAGCTGCATGCCAGCTGCAGAAACGGGCTCTATTACTGGGGCCACATACACAGGTTCTACTTCCTCAAGCCAGGCTCAGAGTGGGGAGTTGAGTTCTGCAGCAGTACCGACTTCAGCAAAGATAAGTTCTCTGGTGTCTATTCTGCTCATCCTGATGTTCTTAACTTCCTCCCTGGTGGGCTGTCAATAACTAAAGGCCCAGCCTTTGGCAATTGGGAGAACATCAAAACTATAACTAATGACAGCAATACACTAGTGAAATGGACaaagaaaatcaataaaaagGTTGGATACAATAAGGAGAAGATGTCCCAGATTACACGCAGCTGGAAAATAGACACAACAGCCTCGATTGGAACTGGAGAACTTGCAAAGTTAATTGCGATGTGTCAGTTCTCCTTTTCTGCAGAATTTGGAGGTTCTAATGTCAACACTGAAAATGAAAGCTGgaacaaaatgactgaagaggaagaagaacTCACATTTGATCTGAAGCCACAAGAGCGTTTATATCTGTGGCAGTACCAACTGGGTATTGGTAAAGAATCAGTGTTGTTCTGTCGTGATTTAACAATTAACCATAATAAAAATCCTCCAGCTGACATCCCACTACCAACCgtgcaaaaagaaaataaatga